DNA from Palaemon carinicauda isolate YSFRI2023 chromosome 26, ASM3689809v2, whole genome shotgun sequence:
TCCCACCTACCCCATCGGTTTCAActcaaccaccatcacataaagacgtctccaagaaggaacttaagggaagtacatcaatctatttcaaaatttcgtGTAATTTCATTCATGTCGACAACAgactatgatggaaatgctctctgttcagtgcagagctattgttactcatgtgaaattaacaGCGAAACAATGCCTCAAAGTTCCGATTTTAACTTGATTTTTtggggaagaccagcacatttctactgcaaagcttctgtaaagattgccaagacaaaaaaaaaaaaaggaagacggtgtcaatcataaggtaaggaattatttgtgatataCTTTTAGCTTGAGACCTGGATAGGAAGtccagctagcggttgtgaccttggaagggggGTCCAGGGGGCTTACCCCTggataggggctgtgacctgggaactactagattaggttaggtgggtttgtaaggttctgtacccttttacaattctcaaaagttataaataatcatgttttgtcctgttttcagccacccacatgaaccatatatttttcaaacatgttatttttattaataaaataaattttttaatatacttacccggtgatcatataagctgcagctctgctgcccgacagaaaaacctacggtcaaaatacgccagcgatcgctatgcaggagggggtgtacatcaacagcgccatctgtcgagcaggtacttagtactccaagtaaacaaagaaccaattttctcctcggtccactgggtctctattggggaggaagggagggtcctttaatatatgatcaccgggtaagtatattcaaaaatttattttattaataaaaataacatttttcaatattaaacttagccggtgatcatataagctgattcacacccaggggggtgggtagagaccagcattacatgtttacattattatgagctaagtattttgtatttcattttagcagttattcaaaataacaaacataaaataaataagtacctggttaggaagtcgacttgaacaattactctgcctttttaagtacgtcttccttactgagcctcgcgatcctcttaggatgctgagcgactcctaggagctgaagtatcaagggttgcaacccatactaaaggacctcatcaaaacctctaatctaggcgcttctcaagaaaagaatttgaccacccgccaaatcaaccaggatgcgaaaggcttcttagccttccggacaacccaaaaaacaacaataaaaacatttcaagagaaagattaaaaaaggttatggaattaggggaatgtagtggttgagccctcacccactactgcactcgctgctacgaatggtcccagggtgtagcagttctcgtaaagagactggacatctttaagataaaaagacgcgaacactgacttgcttctccaataggttgcgtccattatactctacagagatctgttttgtttaaaggccactgaagttgcgacagctctaacttcatgtgtccttaccttcagcaaagcatggtcttcctcattcagatgggaatgagcttctcgtatcaacagtctgatataataggaaactgcattctttgacataggtaaagaaggtttcttaatagcacaccataaagcttctgactgtcctcgtaaaggtttagttcgtcttaaatagaacttaagagctctaacagggcataagactctttctagttcatttccaaccaaattagaaaggcttggaatatcgaacgatttcggccaaggacgagaaggtagttcgtttttggctagaaaaccaagctgtaaagaacatgtagccgtttcagatgaaaatccgatgttcctgctgaaggcgtgtatctcactgactcttttagctgttgctaagcagacgaggaaaagagtctttaaagtgagatctttaaaggaggctgattgtagtggctcgaacctttctgacataaggaatcttagtaccacgtctaaattccaacctggtgtggccaaacgacgctccttcgaggtctcaaaagacttaaggaggtcctgtagatctttgttgttggaaagatctaagcctctgtgacggaagactgctgccaacatgcttctgtaacctttgatcgtgggagctgaaagagatctttccttcctcaggtataataggaagtcagctatttgggttacagaggtactggttgaggatactgatatcgacttgcaccagcttcggaagacttcccacttcgactggtagactctaagagtggatgtcctccttgctctagcaatcgccctggctgcctccttcgaaaagcctctagctctcgagagtctttcgatagtctgaagacagtcagacgaagagcgtggaggcttgggtgtaccttctttacgtgtggctgacgtagaaggtccactcttagaggaagagttctgggaacgtccaccagccattgaagtacctcggtgaaccattctctcgcgggccagaggggagcaaccaacgtcaaccttgtcccttcgtgagaggcgaacttctgcagtaccttgttgacaatcttgaacggggggaatgcataaaggtctagatgggaccaatccagtagaaaagcatctatatgaactgctgctgggtccgggattggcgagcaataatttgggagcctcttggtcatcgaggttgcaaagagatctatggtaggttggccccatgtggcccatagtctcttgcacacattcttgtgtagggtccattctgttgggatgatttgacccttccgactgaggcggtccgccatgacattcatgttgccttgaatgaacctcgttactagagacaggtttagatctcttgaccaggtgaggaggtcccttgcgatctcgtacaacgtcatagaatgggtccctccttgcttggagatgtacgccaaggccgtggtgttgtctgagttcacctccaccaccttgcctagaaggagggacttgaagcttttcaaggccagatgaactgccagtagctccttgcagttgatatgtaacgttctttgatccgagttccaagtgcccgagcattcccgaccgtctaatgtcgcaccccagcccgtgtccgatgcgtccgagaagagaacgtggttgggggtctgaacagccaggggcagaccctctctgaggtagatgttgtccttccaccaagtcagtgatgacttcatcttctcggaaatggggatcgagaccgcttctagcgtcttgtcctttctccagtgaacagctaggtgaaattgaaggggacggaggtgcagtctccctaacgcaatgaactggtccagtgatgaaagcgtccctatcagactcatccactgtctgactgaacatcggtccttctttagcatgttctggatgcatccttgggcttgacttattctgggggccgacggaaaagcccgaaaagcttgactgtgaatctccatccctaggtacactatagtttgggatgggaccagttgggacttttccatattgaccaggagacccaattccttggtcagatctagagtccactttagattctccagacagcgacgactggacgaagctcttagaagccagtcgtccaaatagagggaggctctgatgtctgctaaatgcaggaatttggcaatattcctcatcagtttcgtaaagacaagaggcgccgtgcttaggccaaagcacagggcttgaaattggtagacaaccttcccgtaaacgaaccttagaaaaggttgggaatctgggtggatggggacgtgaaagtaagcgtccttgaggtctaaagagaccatccagtcttccttcctgaccgctgctagaacagactttgtcgtctccatggcgaacgtctgctttgtgacaaagacattcagagcactgacgtctagcaccggtctccaccctcctgtcttctttaccactaagaagagacggttgtagaagcccggggattgatggtcccggactttgactaccgctcccttttctagtaagagagacacctcttgcttcaaagctagtctcttgtcctcctctctgtacctgggagagaggtcgatgggagtcgttgctagagggggcttgcgcaagaacgggatcttgtacccttctctgagcaacttcacagattgtgcatctgcgcccctgttctcccaggactgccagtagttcttgagtctggctcccactgctgtctgaagaaggtggcagtcagactctgcctctaaaggacttggtacctttcttcttactcccacgtttaccttcggcacgagcacctcctctgctggaggctctgccacgaaagggcggaataaatcttgacgctggagtatccatcctgggtctagacacggtaggcaaaggggtggctttgcgggcagatgacgcaaccaggtcatgcgtgtctttttgaatcaaggaggcagcaatctccttgatcaactcctctgggaaaaggcactttgagagaggagcaaacataagttccgatctctgacattgtgttactccagctgacaagaaggagcaaaggttttcccgtttcttgaggaccccggaaacgaacgaagctgcaagctcactggaaccgtcccgtatggccttgtccatgcaggacataatgagcatggaagtttccttgtcagaaggggaggtcttcctgctcaacgctcccaaacaccaatccaaaaagttaaaaacctcgaaggctctgaacactcctttcatcagatggtctaagtctgaaggagtccaacaaatcttggagcgtctcatggctagcctgcggggagagtctactagacttgagaagtcgccctgggcagaggcaggaactcccaagctgagaacttctcccgtggcataccagacgctcgatctggaagcgagtttcgcagggggaaacaagaatgctgtcttcccaaggtgctttttggactgcatccaatctcccaacactcttaaagctctcttggacgagcgggcgaggacgagcttcgtaaaggcaggcgcggatgactgcgtgcctaaagcgaactcagatggaggagagcgtggggctgcagaaacaaactgatcaggatacatctccttgaacagtgcaagaacttttctaaagtccaaggagggaggcgtggtcttgggttcgtcgatgtccgtgtgcgggtcgtcaaggtgtgcagcgtcgtcatcatcagagagtccatcgtctgaatactgaggaggaagcggcaaaggagtaggaattggctggtcagctgagtccggcagcacgggtgcatgcgtgactgcactggacgcaacgtcatggaactgttggccagtctgtgagctggcaacaaccatagcagcgcgggggcgcaaagcgtctactcctgactgtctagtctgctgtgggcgagtggtggtaaccacactgggttgcggaggttgacgcaccgcgtcaaaacaaaacaacttaggttgttgttgtaactcgcgaacgtcaacggagggttccgtgcgtcgctgaacgtcaacatgcggctggcagggtacactgcgcatgggtggcgggactctcacagctggagtgcgggagaaggtagcctcagcgtccactggacgcacaaccgtggttggttgtaggctaacgggtgcagcgtcaaccttctccgcacgaaagtcctgcattaaagacgttaactgcgtctgcatggtctgcagcaaagaccacttagggtctacagtagcaggtgcggcaacagacggtgttactgcctgttgcggtaccgctttgcctctcttag
Protein-coding regions in this window:
- the LOC137619464 gene encoding mediator of DNA damage checkpoint protein 1-like, giving the protein MADPSQVPKYRKCSARDCSRRLPKASIDPHTVCSNCRGKTCQLEDRCEECVGLSEFDFLEFLKYSRRLERDRVRRSSSRSVDISSPHAPQPIPSPVVVAPDPPSSTQQPSMADMMRAIQALGERVESLASDRNQLMADVKELKGKSAVGSDKVSGSVVESVSVALEGASVRACRPPSPGPLASSQAQGRSNVVRPKGSTGFNQRTDVPSVVSDVSYQDRPTHKKTREPIYSSSAEDVSRKKQWTKVSRPLKRKSVPSAQVQRPSCSHWVSSDSLQSSDDCTPSKRGKAVPQQAVTPSVAAPATVDPKWSLLQTMQTQLTSLMQDFRAEKVDAAPVSLQPTTVVRPVDAEATFSRTPAVRVPPPMRSVPCQPHVDVQRRTEPSVDVRELQQQPKLFCFDAVRQPPQPSVVTTTRPQQTRQSGVDALRPRAAMVVASSQTGQQFHDVASSAVTHAPVLPDSADQPIPTPLPLPPQYSDDGLSDDDDAAHLDDPHTDIDEPKTTPPSLDFRKVLALFKEMYPDQFVSAAPRSPPSEFALGTQSSAPAFTKLVLARSSKRALRVLGDWMQSKKHLGKTAFLFPPAKLASRSSVWYATGEVLSLGVPASAQGDFSSLVDSPRRLAMRRSKICWTPSDLDHLMKGVFRAFEVFNFLDWCLGALSRKTSPSDKETSMLIMSCMDKAIRDGSSELAASFVSGVLKKRENLCSFLSAGVTQYCCLLDSKRHA